In Hamadaea flava, a genomic segment contains:
- a CDS encoding carbohydrate-binding protein, whose product MSSCGPAESAYSQGQPEFHIGTGGDGQNLGLVDHVTASNNNSGGFTAALSGNSWQGGGTPGAPFGGTPSAVPGVLQAENYTTGGQGVAYSVNSTNGTGNACRADGVDLEATSDSSGYSLGWTSAGQWFHYTVNVATAGAYTLNLRVAAPNAVTGALHLANASGVKLTGAVSLPASGGWQTWTTASARVTLPAGTQTLTLYQDAGGWTLNSLQFTSGSSTNLAAGRPTSESAHNDGYASGNVTDGNQASYWEGPNNAFPQWVQVDLGSAHAASRVVLQLPASWGARERWPADTQPPGLTRPRGRLVSGRLAGWHEIRTGRGDEAYTMSDPQVGDVGTGDGSAPTSQRPSPPSDLRGCLGIVGMIVSIIVVPAFVQPLLGGLLYRGLGLGETPDWYDLAPQYWLFVALGALPGLVGVVVALLSAQPTNPRAVSRVSAFGMVGVGWTLLWVVAMFGGRVTDVTASKVSHAFDVSLTGAEFLRDTTKAAAAALPLLIVGLVLSVLLTARQVRLPWRAAAAGVITVAAAVAVVLVGRNVGGAYL is encoded by the coding sequence ATGTCGTCGTGCGGTCCGGCCGAAAGCGCGTACAGCCAGGGACAACCGGAATTCCACATCGGCACCGGCGGGGACGGCCAGAACCTCGGCCTGGTCGACCACGTGACCGCCAGTAACAACAACTCCGGCGGCTTCACCGCCGCGCTGTCCGGCAACAGCTGGCAAGGCGGCGGCACTCCCGGGGCACCATTCGGCGGTACGCCCAGCGCAGTGCCCGGCGTGCTGCAGGCGGAGAACTACACCACGGGTGGGCAAGGCGTCGCCTACAGCGTGAACTCGACGAACGGGACTGGCAACGCCTGCCGCGCCGACGGCGTGGATCTGGAAGCCACCTCCGACAGCAGCGGCTACAGCCTGGGCTGGACGTCGGCCGGTCAGTGGTTCCACTACACCGTCAACGTCGCCACCGCCGGGGCGTACACGCTGAACTTGAGAGTCGCGGCACCCAATGCCGTGACCGGCGCCCTCCACCTGGCCAACGCCTCCGGCGTGAAGCTGACCGGGGCCGTGAGTCTGCCCGCGAGCGGGGGTTGGCAGACCTGGACCACCGCGTCGGCGCGAGTGACCCTGCCGGCCGGAACCCAGACGCTGACCCTCTACCAGGACGCGGGCGGCTGGACTCTCAACAGCCTGCAGTTCACCTCGGGCAGCAGCACGAACCTGGCAGCCGGCAGACCGACCAGCGAATCCGCCCACAACGACGGGTACGCCTCCGGCAACGTCACCGACGGCAACCAGGCCAGCTATTGGGAAGGCCCGAACAACGCCTTCCCGCAATGGGTGCAGGTCGACCTCGGATCCGCCCACGCCGCGAGCCGAGTCGTGCTGCAACTGCCCGCGTCCTGGGGCGCCCGGGAGCGATGGCCCGCCGACACACAACCGCCGGGCCTGACGCGCCCACGCGGCCGACTGGTTTCCGGTCGCCTGGCAGGATGGCACGAGATTCGTACCGGCCGGGGAGATGAGGCGTACACGATGTCGGACCCGCAGGTTGGGGACGTCGGGACCGGCGACGGCTCCGCGCCGACGAGCCAACGCCCTTCCCCGCCCAGCGACCTGCGCGGTTGCCTCGGCATCGTCGGCATGATCGTGTCCATCATCGTTGTGCCGGCCTTCGTCCAGCCGCTGCTCGGCGGGCTGCTCTACCGCGGCCTGGGCCTGGGCGAAACACCTGACTGGTACGACCTCGCACCGCAGTACTGGCTGTTCGTCGCGCTCGGGGCGTTGCCGGGGCTCGTGGGCGTCGTCGTTGCTCTGCTCTCCGCGCAGCCCACCAACCCCCGAGCCGTGTCCAGGGTCTCCGCGTTCGGCATGGTCGGCGTCGGGTGGACACTCCTCTGGGTGGTGGCCATGTTCGGCGGCCGGGTCACCGACGTGACCGCCAGTAAGGTGTCGCACGCTTTCGACGTCAGCCTGACCGGCGCAGAGTTCCTCCGCGACACGACCAAGGCTGCCGCGGCCGCTCTGCCGCTCCTCATCGTCGGACTCGTCCTGTCGGTGCTGCTGACGGCCCGACAGGTACGCCTGCCCTGGCGTGCCGCCGCGGCGGGCGTCATCACCGTCGCCGCTGCCGTCGCGGTCGTCCTAGTCGGCCGGAACGTCGGCGGGGCCTACCTATAG
- a CDS encoding MFS transporter, with product MVVPGSMAIGPIPGWSRWWARPVVAATLLSGVLSLVWALWMARDAGDLAAQYAWTAFVRDHPGSAYNLSWYGGIHPASYSVISPYLMVLIGVRTTGVVAAVASTALAARLLSRSGVHRPLPSILWLSFAIWLNLAAGRVTYLLGLAVALLAVVVLLDRRPRPVLAAVLGAVASLCSPVAGLFIEVFAAALFLTGRRRPAYLMAVGPPVVIGTTALLFPFSGVQPFHLYSALATLAAAVAVAVLVPRDWSTVRAGAWVYAAGVALCWAVPTPIGSNVERLVMLAGAAVLMCAEAARKRSGWPRRASYAAVAAMAIWTVAHPVVNIVTTAPVTAGVADSRPLIDELRRLAAQQFRVEVVPLRSHWEAAGLAPYVNLARGWNRQADVARNPLFYQDQLTAADYRAWLREWSVGYVVLSADEPDDAGIAEAKIITSGHPWLSLVWSDADWRVYRVDGVEPLATPPATVTSGGPAAITLDVPRPGTVLIRIAWSPWLAIRGVVDDQAPHACLTQHGRWTELSTPTAGTFTIEAQYTFDRGTACPTTP from the coding sequence ATGGTGGTTCCAGGCAGCATGGCGATCGGCCCCATCCCCGGCTGGAGCCGATGGTGGGCCCGGCCGGTCGTCGCAGCGACCCTGCTGTCCGGTGTGCTGAGCCTGGTTTGGGCGCTGTGGATGGCCCGCGACGCAGGAGACCTCGCGGCGCAGTACGCCTGGACGGCCTTCGTCCGCGATCACCCCGGTTCGGCGTACAACCTGTCCTGGTACGGGGGGATACACCCGGCGTCATACAGCGTGATATCGCCGTACCTGATGGTCCTGATCGGGGTACGCACCACTGGCGTCGTCGCCGCCGTCGCGAGCACCGCCCTGGCCGCCCGGCTGCTCTCCCGGTCGGGCGTGCACCGGCCACTGCCGTCGATCCTTTGGCTGTCCTTCGCCATCTGGCTCAACCTCGCCGCCGGGCGAGTCACCTATCTGCTCGGCTTGGCTGTCGCCCTGCTCGCAGTGGTCGTCCTGCTGGATCGCCGGCCACGTCCGGTGCTCGCCGCGGTGCTGGGCGCCGTGGCCAGTTTGTGCAGCCCGGTTGCCGGACTGTTCATCGAGGTGTTCGCGGCGGCGCTGTTCCTGACCGGCCGGCGTCGGCCGGCCTACCTGATGGCGGTAGGCCCGCCGGTGGTGATCGGGACGACCGCCCTGCTGTTCCCGTTCTCCGGCGTGCAGCCTTTTCATCTGTATTCGGCGCTGGCCACGCTCGCCGCGGCCGTCGCGGTCGCGGTGCTGGTCCCGCGGGACTGGTCGACCGTACGGGCCGGAGCCTGGGTCTACGCGGCCGGCGTCGCCTTGTGCTGGGCGGTGCCGACCCCGATCGGCAGCAACGTCGAGCGCCTGGTGATGCTGGCCGGTGCGGCCGTCCTGATGTGCGCCGAGGCTGCCCGCAAACGCAGCGGCTGGCCCCGGCGGGCGAGCTATGCGGCCGTGGCGGCGATGGCCATCTGGACCGTCGCGCATCCGGTCGTGAACATCGTCACCACCGCGCCGGTGACTGCCGGCGTGGCCGACTCCCGGCCGCTGATCGACGAACTGCGGCGGCTGGCCGCCCAACAATTCCGGGTCGAGGTGGTGCCGCTGCGCTCGCACTGGGAGGCAGCCGGGCTCGCGCCCTACGTCAACCTGGCCCGCGGCTGGAACCGGCAGGCGGATGTGGCCCGCAACCCGCTGTTCTACCAGGACCAGCTGACGGCCGCGGACTACCGGGCTTGGCTGCGTGAATGGAGCGTCGGATACGTCGTCCTGTCGGCCGACGAGCCCGACGACGCAGGCATCGCCGAAGCGAAGATCATCACCTCCGGGCACCCGTGGCTGAGCCTGGTGTGGTCGGACGCAGACTGGCGGGTGTACCGGGTCGACGGCGTCGAACCCCTGGCCACGCCACCGGCCACGGTCACATCCGGCGGACCTGCGGCGATCACCCTCGACGTGCCCCGCCCCGGTACGGTGCTCATACGCATCGCCTGGTCACCGTGGCTCGCCATCCGCGGCGTCGTCGACGACCAGGCCCCGCACGCCTGCCTCACCCAGCACGGAAGGTGGACCGAACTGTCGACGCCCACCGCCGGCACGTTCACCATCGAAGCCCAGTACACCTTCGACCGGGGAACCGCTTGCCCGACCACGCCTTGA
- a CDS encoding serine hydrolase domain-containing protein, producing MGWHLSELIAKHGVPGAQIAVLADGEIREETAGVLSLHTRVEATTDSVFKIGSITKVWTATLVQQLVNDRVLDLDRPVRDYLPGFRLSDPAATEILTARHLLTHTGGIDGNHFIDTGRNDDAIEKFVATLADADHPLLPGTLFSYSNSGYVVLGRLVEVLRGRPFHDVLREHLATPLGLTTVATTTYEAILHRAAIGHVATDGELAPTKSWAVRYFSTPSGSHLAMSARDLLKFVHLHLTDPALAALREPQLESVPDFGGGVVGWGLGWMLYQDGVVGHTGVSKGQTAFLRVVPSAGVAVAVLTNSSGAAPMAYEILTAVLADLTDAVTTPLPVPPAESIPVDVGRMCGTYRSTLYDRTLIVEGDRAFLIRRPRSELAKSFLGKSEERVEVVRLNDNAIITATPGLDGHQVLSLVGTDEDGRARFLHDGAAAYRVS from the coding sequence ATGGGATGGCACCTGAGCGAGCTCATCGCGAAGCACGGCGTACCGGGCGCACAGATCGCCGTGCTGGCCGACGGGGAGATCCGCGAGGAGACCGCAGGCGTGCTGAGCCTGCACACCCGAGTGGAAGCCACGACCGATTCGGTGTTCAAGATCGGCTCAATCACCAAGGTCTGGACAGCCACGCTGGTCCAGCAGCTGGTGAATGACCGCGTGCTGGACCTCGACCGTCCCGTTCGCGACTACCTGCCCGGCTTTCGGCTGAGCGACCCGGCGGCCACCGAGATTCTGACTGCCCGCCATCTGCTCACCCACACCGGCGGCATAGACGGCAACCACTTCATCGACACCGGTCGCAACGACGACGCGATCGAGAAGTTCGTCGCCACGCTCGCCGACGCGGACCACCCGCTTCTGCCTGGCACCCTTTTCTCCTACTCCAACAGCGGGTATGTGGTGCTCGGCCGGCTCGTGGAGGTGCTCCGGGGCAGACCCTTCCACGACGTGCTCCGCGAGCACCTCGCTACCCCCTTGGGCTTGACGACCGTCGCCACCACGACGTACGAGGCGATCCTGCATCGCGCCGCGATCGGGCACGTCGCGACCGACGGGGAGCTGGCGCCCACGAAGAGCTGGGCGGTCCGCTATTTCTCCACGCCGAGCGGCTCTCATCTCGCAATGAGCGCTCGCGATCTGCTGAAGTTCGTCCACCTGCACCTCACCGACCCGGCGCTCGCGGCGCTGCGGGAACCCCAGCTCGAGTCCGTCCCGGACTTCGGCGGCGGCGTCGTAGGCTGGGGGCTCGGCTGGATGCTCTACCAGGACGGCGTCGTCGGTCACACCGGCGTTTCCAAGGGGCAGACGGCATTCCTGCGCGTCGTGCCCTCGGCCGGCGTGGCCGTAGCTGTGCTGACCAACAGTTCGGGTGCGGCGCCGATGGCCTACGAGATTCTCACCGCCGTCCTGGCAGATCTCACCGACGCGGTGACTACTCCGCTGCCAGTGCCGCCTGCGGAGTCGATCCCCGTCGACGTGGGGCGCATGTGCGGCACCTACCGCAGCACCTTGTACGATCGCACGCTCATCGTCGAGGGCGACCGCGCGTTCCTCATTCGCCGTCCCCGCAGCGAACTCGCGAAGTCCTTCCTCGGCAAGTCTGAGGAACGCGTCGAGGTAGTCCGCCTCAACGACAACGCGATCATCACCGCCACGCCGGGGCTCGACGGCCATCAAGTGCTGTCCCTTGTCGGCACCGACGAGGACGGTCGTGCTCGATTCCTTCACGACGGCGCCGCCGCCTACCGGGTTTCCTGA
- a CDS encoding TetR/AcrR family transcriptional regulator C-terminal domain-containing protein, with product MRISHDIARPGSVATGSRSAAYPAFQRFVSEGRRKDDWEWQFELGLDCMLDGIAVRVREAANT from the coding sequence GTGAGGATCAGTCACGACATCGCACGACCGGGCAGCGTCGCCACCGGTAGCCGCTCGGCCGCTTACCCGGCCTTCCAGCGCTTCGTCAGCGAAGGGCGGCGCAAGGACGACTGGGAATGGCAGTTCGAGCTGGGCCTGGACTGCATGCTCGACGGCATTGCAGTGCGCGTCCGGGAGGCCGCCAACACCTAG
- a CDS encoding DUF1330 domain-containing protein codes for MAKGYWVSVYPAISDPERLTAYNKLAGPAVRAGGGRTLSRGGRVVAHEAGITQRVVLIEFDSFAEAVAAYESEAYQKALVAFPDGVERDFRIIEGID; via the coding sequence GTGGCTAAGGGCTACTGGGTCAGTGTCTACCCCGCAATATCAGACCCTGAGAGGTTGACCGCCTACAACAAGCTGGCCGGTCCGGCTGTCCGGGCTGGGGGCGGGCGCACCCTGTCCCGTGGCGGTCGAGTCGTCGCGCACGAGGCCGGAATCACGCAACGCGTGGTTCTGATCGAGTTCGACAGCTTTGCAGAGGCGGTCGCGGCATACGAGAGCGAGGCGTACCAGAAGGCGCTCGTGGCCTTCCCCGACGGCGTCGAGCGCGACTTCCGCATCATCGAAGGCATCGACTGA
- a CDS encoding LysR family transcriptional regulator, protein MAPDTVSLRYFLVLAQELNFTRAAARIGIAQPALSARMRRLEAELGTALLVRNTRSVVLTTAGAALAESAPPALAALDRAWGTARSAAAGELGALRIGYSLSAGAETAPALVDRLIRGNSGLEVSAVPMATPEISPAVADGRIDAGITRGEQSGRGVRRFLLRRARIGVQLAQHHPLAEHPEIEIADAAAYPLRLPDRAANPVIHDQLSALFRDTRPHPRFHTPAVSFDMSQRDLRDGVTLAPAGEAAATAQPAGLTWRPLRGAPTLAFHLVLPREQSPLHRRIRAVAKALAHELHWLPD, encoded by the coding sequence GTGGCGCCGGACACGGTGAGCCTGCGGTACTTCCTGGTGCTCGCGCAGGAGTTGAACTTCACCCGCGCGGCCGCACGGATCGGTATCGCACAGCCCGCACTCAGCGCCCGGATGCGCCGATTGGAGGCGGAACTCGGTACGGCCCTGCTGGTCCGCAACACACGTAGCGTCGTATTGACCACGGCCGGTGCGGCTTTGGCGGAGTCCGCGCCGCCCGCGCTGGCGGCGCTGGACCGGGCATGGGGCACCGCCCGGAGCGCGGCGGCCGGTGAACTGGGCGCGCTGCGCATCGGATACAGCCTCAGCGCCGGGGCCGAGACCGCACCGGCCTTAGTGGACAGACTGATTCGCGGCAACAGCGGACTCGAGGTCAGCGCGGTCCCGATGGCGACACCGGAGATCTCCCCCGCAGTCGCCGACGGCCGCATCGATGCCGGGATCACCCGCGGTGAACAATCGGGCCGTGGCGTGCGCCGGTTCCTGCTGCGGCGTGCGCGCATCGGAGTCCAGTTGGCGCAGCACCATCCGCTGGCCGAACACCCGGAGATCGAGATCGCCGACGCAGCCGCGTATCCGCTGCGGCTCCCGGACCGTGCGGCCAACCCTGTGATCCACGATCAGCTGTCCGCACTGTTCCGAGACACCCGGCCACATCCCCGATTCCACACGCCCGCAGTCTCTTTCGACATGTCCCAGCGCGACCTACGCGACGGGGTCACCCTCGCCCCGGCCGGAGAAGCCGCGGCCACGGCACAACCGGCCGGTCTCACCTGGCGACCGCTGCGGGGCGCGCCCACCCTGGCGTTCCACCTGGTCCTCCCACGCGAACAGTCGCCGCTACACCGCCGCATCCGTGCCGTCGCCAAAGCCCTGGCGCACGAGCTGCACTGGCTGCCGGACTGA
- a CDS encoding winged helix DNA-binding domain-containing protein: MVTRRVLNRALLSRQLLLDRSATDPLTAIGRVAGLQAQSPNPPYFGLWSRLDQFALADLTELIETRQVVRVALMHGTAQLVAARDAPGLRHVVQPALHDALLATHGERLRGAPLTEVARVTRELVEDIPRTIADLGAELAARWPDVPVTSLTAAARTEVALVPVPPGGTWGAVGQPAWTTLSAWLNHPHPPTSTVADLVEWYLSAYGPATLDDIRAWSGLLGLSEIVEDVNLRLVRLRGEDGAELFDIPDARLPDEDEPAPARYLAEFDNALQAHDDRARIMYDDDRKAIFATPGVVPGVVLVDGFTQGTWKITRSGKSAYLVVRPFAQIPTRDVHELTEEGLRLLAFAAPDASTHDVRFNSR, translated from the coding sequence ATGGTCACCCGCCGCGTCCTCAACCGGGCTTTGCTCTCCCGCCAGCTTCTGCTGGATCGATCGGCGACGGACCCTCTCACAGCGATCGGGAGGGTCGCCGGGCTTCAGGCACAGTCGCCGAACCCGCCCTACTTTGGACTGTGGTCGCGTCTGGACCAGTTCGCGCTCGCGGACCTCACCGAGCTGATCGAGACTCGGCAGGTCGTCCGCGTGGCTCTCATGCACGGTACCGCGCAGCTCGTGGCCGCCCGCGACGCACCGGGCCTGCGCCACGTCGTCCAGCCCGCCCTCCACGACGCACTGCTGGCAACGCACGGCGAGCGGCTACGTGGGGCGCCCTTGACCGAGGTTGCCCGGGTGACCCGGGAGCTAGTCGAGGACATCCCTCGAACAATCGCCGACCTGGGCGCCGAGCTGGCCGCCCGCTGGCCAGACGTCCCCGTGACATCGCTAACCGCTGCCGCCCGCACCGAGGTGGCGCTGGTCCCAGTGCCGCCAGGCGGCACCTGGGGCGCCGTAGGCCAGCCCGCCTGGACCACGCTGTCCGCGTGGCTCAACCACCCGCATCCCCCGACGTCCACCGTGGCCGACCTCGTCGAGTGGTACCTGTCGGCCTACGGCCCGGCGACCCTCGACGACATACGGGCATGGTCAGGCCTGCTGGGCCTGAGTGAGATCGTTGAGGACGTCAACCTGCGTCTGGTACGCCTGCGGGGCGAGGATGGCGCGGAGCTCTTCGACATCCCCGACGCGAGGCTGCCCGACGAGGATGAACCCGCGCCCGCCCGATACCTGGCCGAGTTCGACAATGCGCTCCAGGCCCACGACGACCGGGCACGCATAATGTATGACGACGACCGGAAGGCCATTTTCGCCACCCCGGGCGTCGTCCCGGGCGTCGTGCTGGTCGACGGTTTCACCCAAGGCACCTGGAAGATCACCCGGTCAGGCAAGTCGGCTTACCTGGTGGTACGGCCGTTCGCCCAGATCCCGACCCGTGACGTTCACGAGCTGACCGAGGAGGGGCTGAGGCTGCTGGCATTCGCCGCCCCGGATGCATCGACCCACGACGTGCGCTTCAACTCCCGCTGA